A section of the Melopsittacus undulatus isolate bMelUnd1 chromosome 3, bMelUnd1.mat.Z, whole genome shotgun sequence genome encodes:
- the HS3ST5 gene encoding heparan sulfate glucosamine 3-O-sulfotransferase 5 has translation MLFKQQALLRQKLFVLGSLAIGSLLYLVARVGSLDRLQPLCPIDGRFGPRSQDEIPLRALQFKRGLLHEFRKGNATKEQIRLHNLVQQLPKAIIIGVRKGGTRALLEMLNLHPAVVKASQEIHFFDNDENYAKGIEWYRKKMPFSYPQQITIEKSPAYFITEEVPERIYKMNSSIKLLIIVREPTTRAISDYTQVLEGKERKNKTYYKFEKLAIDPNTCEVNTKYKAVRTSIYTKHLERWLKYFPIEQFHIVDGDRLITEPLPELQLVEKFLNLPPRISQYNLYFNATRGFYCLRFNIVFNKCLAGSKGRIHPEVDTSVITKLRKFFHPFNQKFYQITGRTFNWP, from the exons ATGCTATTCAAACAGCAGGCGTTGCTGAGACAGAAGCTCTTTGTGCTAGGCAGCCTTGCTATTGGAAGTCTCCTATATCTAGTTGCCAGAGTTGGGAGCTTGGATAG ACTGCAACCCCTCTGCCCCATCGATGGTCGATTTGGACCCCGTAGCCAGGACGAAATTCCACTGCGAGCTCTGCAGTTCAAGCGAGGGCTGCTCCATGAATTCCGAAAGGGCAATGCCACCAAGGAGCAAATACGACTTCACAATCTTGTCCAGCAGCTTCCCAAGGCCATTATCATTGGGGTGAGGAAAGGAGGCACCCGAGCACTACTGGAGATGCTGAACCTTCACCCTGCAGTGGTCAAAGCTTCTCAAGAGATTCACTTCTTTGACAATGATGAGAACTATGCCAAGGGGATTGAGTGGTATcggaaaaaaatgcctttttcttaCCCACAACAAATAACAATTGAGAAAAGCCCTGCATATTTTATCACTGAGGAAGTACCTGAAAGGATTTACAAAATGAACTCATCTATCAAATTATTGATCATTGTCAGGGAACCTACCACAAGAGCTATTTCTGATTACACTCAGGTGCTGGAAggtaaggaaagaaagaacaaaacttACTACAAATTTGAGAAGCTGGCTATTGATCCTAATACATGTGAAGTGAACACTAAGTATAAGGCAGTGAGAACCAGCATCTACACAAAACATCTGGAGAGATGGTTAAAATACTTCCCAATTGAGCAGTTTCATATTGTGGATGGAGACCGGCTCATCACAGAACCACTGCCAGAACTCCAGCTGGTCGAGAAGTTCCTAAATCTTCCTCCGAGGATAAGTCAGTACAATTTATACTTCAATGCGACCAGAGGGTTTTACTGCTTGCGATTTAACATTGTCTTTAACAAGTGCCTGGCGGGTAGCAAGGGACGCATCCATCCAGAGGTGGATACTTCTGTCATTACCAAATTGCGCAAATTCTTTCATCCTTTTAATCAAAAATTTTACCAGATCACTGGGAGGACATTTAACTGGCCCTAA